One Desulfobulbus oligotrophicus DNA segment encodes these proteins:
- a CDS encoding phage tail sheath family protein gives MTYKTPGVYVEEISKLPPSVAQVETAIPAFIGYTEKDTYRGLSLTARPKRIKSLAEFVEIFGMATPAKFVTGTDTGIKIKKVDNQFQLDSPLADPFATLQYRLYYSLQLYFGNGGGPCYIVSCGRYKTSGALVSNTEMETALASLKKEDEPTMIVFTDAVSLTDADQFYGLQTKALGQCAELMDRVVIIDLHLAASAKGEADFNTVASAFRTKIGINNLSYGAAYYPWLRTTLDYFIDESSLSVLRGTNVDATEIPNNTVLRKYPPEGTTELAATEAQTSLYHAQSAIYALIKKEIAKFQVISPPSPAIAGVYAAVDSTRGVWKAPANVSLNYVSEPMVKIDDQDQQDMNVTTTGKSVNAVRMFSGKGVLVWGARTLAGNDNEWRYISVRRFYNMVEESVKKATEPFVFEPNDATTWIKVRAMIENFLILQWRAGALQGAKPEEAFFVRVGLGETMTALDILEGRMIVEIGMAVVRPAEFIILRFSHKMAVS, from the coding sequence ATGACATACAAAACCCCCGGCGTTTATGTAGAGGAAATTTCCAAACTGCCTCCTTCTGTGGCTCAGGTGGAAACAGCCATACCGGCCTTCATCGGCTACACGGAAAAAGACACCTACCGAGGACTTTCTCTCACGGCCAGACCCAAACGTATCAAGTCGTTGGCCGAATTTGTGGAGATATTCGGTATGGCCACACCCGCCAAATTTGTAACCGGGACAGACACCGGTATCAAAATCAAAAAGGTGGACAACCAGTTCCAGCTTGACAGCCCCCTGGCCGATCCCTTTGCCACCCTGCAGTATCGGCTATACTACAGTCTGCAGCTCTACTTTGGCAACGGTGGCGGCCCCTGCTACATTGTCTCCTGCGGCAGGTACAAGACAAGCGGCGCTCTGGTGAGCAACACAGAGATGGAAACAGCTCTTGCCTCCCTTAAAAAGGAAGATGAACCGACCATGATCGTCTTCACCGATGCGGTTTCCTTAACCGATGCCGATCAGTTCTACGGGCTGCAGACCAAGGCCCTTGGTCAGTGTGCCGAGTTGATGGACCGGGTGGTGATCATTGATCTGCATCTTGCCGCAAGTGCCAAAGGTGAGGCGGATTTCAATACTGTTGCAAGTGCTTTTCGCACTAAGATCGGCATCAACAATCTCAGTTACGGGGCAGCCTACTATCCCTGGCTGCGTACCACCCTGGATTACTTTATCGACGAGTCCTCTCTTTCTGTTCTCCGGGGTACCAATGTCGATGCCACCGAGATTCCAAATAATACCGTCCTGCGCAAGTACCCGCCTGAGGGGACAACCGAACTTGCTGCAACCGAGGCGCAGACCTCCCTCTATCATGCCCAGAGTGCGATCTATGCTCTGATCAAAAAGGAGATTGCCAAGTTTCAGGTCATCTCACCGCCCTCGCCCGCCATTGCCGGTGTGTATGCCGCGGTGGACAGCACTCGCGGAGTGTGGAAGGCACCGGCCAACGTGTCACTGAACTACGTAAGCGAGCCCATGGTCAAGATCGACGACCAGGATCAGCAGGATATGAACGTGACCACAACGGGCAAATCAGTCAACGCTGTTCGCATGTTCAGCGGTAAAGGGGTGCTGGTCTGGGGAGCTCGTACCCTTGCCGGTAACGACAACGAATGGCGGTACATCAGTGTCCGTCGCTTTTATAACATGGTGGAAGAGAGCGTTAAAAAGGCCACCGAGCCCTTTGTGTTTGAGCCCAACGATGCCACCACCTGGATTAAAGTGCGGGCAATGATTGAAAACTTTCTGATTCTGCAGTGGCGGGCCGGAGCCCTGCAGGGTGCTAAACCAGAAGAGGCGTTTTTCGTTCGGGTCGGTCTTGGCGAAACCATGACCGCCCTTGATATCCTTGAAGGACGCATGATCGTTGAGATCGGTATGGCAGTGGTACGGCCGGCAGAGTTTATTATCCTCCGGTTCAGCCACAAGATGGCTGTATCCTGA
- a CDS encoding DUF4255 domain-containing protein, with product MIFHALKILTAHLNSYYTGLTVPGGLTAHPTVNLQNVSQLTEEELKSSNKVLLTLVNLAEETTMKNEPGTYVVNSNEAHYTNPPVNLNLFLLFSVCMSNYEHALIYLSHTISFFQGKRIFTRQDGAPILAGLTDDFHTGLPGDFHIILDLYSLSFEQVNYLWSTLGGKQHPFVCYKVRLVSLQRAAVKETRGVIRKITIDDSAAR from the coding sequence ATGATCTTTCACGCGTTAAAAATTCTAACAGCGCACCTGAACTCCTACTACACCGGCCTGACAGTACCCGGCGGCCTTACCGCACATCCAACCGTCAACCTGCAAAACGTCTCCCAGCTCACTGAAGAAGAACTGAAAAGCAGTAACAAGGTCCTTCTTACCCTGGTCAATCTCGCCGAAGAGACGACCATGAAAAATGAACCCGGCACCTACGTTGTTAACAGCAACGAAGCCCACTACACCAATCCGCCGGTTAATCTGAACCTTTTCCTTCTGTTCTCCGTCTGCATGTCCAATTATGAGCATGCACTCATCTACCTCTCACACACCATATCCTTTTTCCAGGGAAAAAGGATATTTACCAGACAGGACGGTGCGCCCATCCTTGCCGGCCTGACAGACGATTTTCACACCGGGTTACCTGGAGATTTTCATATTATTCTTGACCTGTATTCGCTCAGTTTCGAACAGGTAAACTACCTGTGGAGCACCCTTGGCGGTAAACAGCACCCCTTTGTCTGCTACAAGGTCCGTCTTGTGAGCCTGCAGAGAGCCGCTGTCAAAGAAACCCGCGGCGTTATCAGAAAGATCACCATTGATGATTCGGCCGCACGATAA
- the crcB gene encoding fluoride efflux transporter CrcB — MNRHTLYALVIVAAGGALGSAGRHLLAGWILHHTMGWRFPLGTFIVNVLGCLVIGVLAGFVIKYNFFSAEARLFLFTGIAGGFTTFSAFGLETFYLLRRAEFLMAGGYILLSVVVCLLALWVGFSAVPQQG; from the coding sequence ATGAACAGGCACACTCTATACGCTCTTGTCATTGTCGCCGCCGGCGGCGCGCTCGGTTCAGCAGGTCGCCATCTGCTTGCCGGATGGATCCTGCATCACACCATGGGCTGGCGTTTTCCGCTGGGTACGTTTATCGTCAATGTTCTTGGCTGCCTGGTCATTGGCGTGCTGGCAGGTTTTGTTATTAAATACAACTTCTTTTCCGCCGAGGCCCGGCTGTTCCTCTTCACCGGTATTGCCGGTGGGTTTACCACCTTTTCCGCCTTTGGACTTGAAACCTTTTATCTCCTGCGTCGTGCTGAGTTTCTGATGGCCGGAGGGTATATCCTGCTCAGTGTTGTTGTCTGCCTCCTTGCCCTGTGGGTTGGCTTTAGTGCTGTTCCACAACAGGGCTGA
- the exbB gene encoding TonB-system energizer ExbB, with translation MEHLQRLIDFGVLGFLGLLSVIAVAVALERWLVYRSTRVEQYRDRRELELHLTSKLHMIATIGSNAPYIGLLGTVLGIMLTFYDIGSVGFDTAKIMTGLALALKATAMGLLVAIPAVAMYNFLLRRCKVLLMQWDISHGRKGI, from the coding sequence ATGGAACATCTGCAGAGGTTGATAGATTTCGGGGTGCTCGGTTTTCTTGGACTGCTCAGTGTGATTGCAGTTGCCGTGGCGCTCGAGCGCTGGCTCGTCTATCGTTCAACCCGTGTTGAACAGTACCGGGACCGCAGAGAGCTGGAACTGCATCTGACCAGCAAACTCCATATGATTGCCACCATCGGCTCCAATGCCCCCTATATCGGCCTGCTCGGTACAGTGCTCGGCATTATGCTCACCTTTTACGATATCGGCTCGGTGGGATTTGATACCGCCAAGATCATGACCGGTCTGGCCCTGGCCCTGAAAGCAACGGCAATGGGTCTGCTGGTTGCCATTCCGGCGGTGGCCATGTACAACTTTTTACTCCGGCGTTGCAAGGTACTGCTCATGCAATGGGATATCAGTCATGGACGAAAGGGAATTTGA
- a CDS encoding ExbD/TolR family protein, with protein sequence MDEREFDYLNVIPLVDVMLVLLTIVLTTSTFIATGGIKVDLPKAEAVQDASLQQPLTIAITKEGTVWVENSETPLPELATALAEVSRDTPITIRADRDIALQLFVDLYEAVKQLEFTTLSLQTEQQP encoded by the coding sequence ATGGACGAAAGGGAATTTGATTATCTGAATGTTATTCCGCTGGTTGATGTGATGCTGGTGTTGCTGACCATTGTTCTCACCACTTCAACCTTCATCGCCACCGGCGGTATTAAGGTTGACCTGCCTAAAGCCGAGGCTGTGCAGGATGCGTCTCTTCAGCAGCCTCTGACCATTGCCATTACCAAAGAGGGAACCGTCTGGGTGGAAAACAGTGAAACCCCGTTACCGGAACTGGCAACTGCACTGGCGGAGGTGAGCCGGGACACGCCGATCACGATCCGTGCAGACCGGGATATAGCGCTCCAGCTGTTTGTCGATCTGTATGAGGCTGTCAAACAGCTGGAATTTACCACCTTAAGCCTGCAGACCGAACAGCAGCCATGA
- a CDS encoding energy transducer TonB, whose translation MNRQAGATTFSVLLHAVLLWSAVSLGQQSQIMRVPVPLDFSILAAGPVETVEPAAPPKVESTPPTPAVKKKTVPKPVAKKKPQQQVKPKKTIQPVPEKTQAVEIVPVAAAETTESRETPSTAETAAPAAPANQPKTTEPRRGGGGGGVFSVSQLDGPLAVLAKASPIYPPAAKRRNIQGWIKVRFLVDERGKVGRIAVLSADPQGVFEESVLRCISNWRFKPGTVKGVAVKAMVEQTITFKLEG comes from the coding sequence ATGAATCGACAGGCCGGGGCCACCACTTTTTCCGTACTTTTACATGCAGTGCTTCTGTGGAGTGCGGTCTCTCTGGGGCAGCAAAGCCAGATCATGCGGGTACCGGTGCCTCTTGATTTTTCCATCCTGGCTGCCGGTCCTGTCGAAACCGTTGAACCGGCAGCACCGCCGAAGGTCGAATCAACGCCGCCGACCCCGGCAGTGAAAAAAAAGACGGTTCCCAAACCAGTGGCAAAAAAGAAGCCACAACAGCAGGTAAAGCCCAAAAAAACCATTCAGCCGGTACCGGAAAAGACGCAGGCTGTGGAAATCGTACCGGTTGCAGCGGCAGAAACCACAGAGTCCCGGGAAACACCTTCGACAGCTGAGACAGCAGCACCCGCCGCACCTGCGAATCAGCCGAAAACAACCGAACCGAGAAGAGGTGGCGGCGGTGGCGGTGTTTTCAGTGTCAGTCAGCTCGACGGTCCCCTGGCTGTGCTGGCCAAGGCATCGCCGATCTATCCGCCGGCTGCCAAACGGCGCAATATTCAGGGGTGGATCAAGGTGAGGTTTTTGGTTGACGAGCGCGGCAAGGTCGGGCGCATTGCGGTGCTGAGCGCCGATCCCCAGGGTGTTTTTGAAGAGAGTGTGCTGCGTTGTATCAGCAACTGGCGCTTTAAGCCGGGCACGGTGAAGGGTGTGGCGGTCAAGGCCATGGTGGAACAGACGATCACCTTCAAGCTTGAAGGGTGA
- a CDS encoding adenosylcobinamide amidohydrolase, with the protein MLIDTLYNGVEIHRQEKILCACFLKPHSILSTCPVAGGLRFDLTCVYNHQSCEPAGHSKRLSAQPCDDPHSYRRTICAQYGLPAEQCATLGTAANMHNACIAQQQFRGLTVAAICTGGVDANAGRVGDPATVVETATGFESLTTATTVPGPGTINTMVFISRPLTPGALTRCIMTATEAKVAVLQELAVNSRYSDGLATGTGTDQIAVAALENDEVPLTSSGKHVKLGEMIGRAVYEATKQSLARQNQLTPISQCSAKIHLERFGLNRIGMQDMICAFLDQELAALLRSNFLAIERDPLTVAAVAALVHLRDKISWGVLPQTCQQEIMAAHAAQVACAVSGQYERLAAYREQLATSAATEDNHAFLMLACRALALGFADKWSVLTDASL; encoded by the coding sequence ATGCTCATCGACACTTTGTACAATGGCGTTGAAATTCATCGGCAGGAAAAAATACTTTGCGCCTGTTTTCTCAAACCGCACAGCATCCTCTCCACCTGTCCTGTTGCCGGAGGCCTGCGTTTTGATCTTACCTGTGTGTACAATCACCAGAGCTGTGAACCCGCTGGTCACAGCAAGCGCTTGTCGGCACAGCCCTGTGATGACCCCCACAGCTACCGTCGGACCATCTGTGCCCAGTACGGCCTGCCTGCTGAACAGTGCGCCACTTTGGGGACGGCTGCCAACATGCACAATGCCTGTATTGCACAGCAACAGTTTCGCGGTCTGACCGTTGCTGCAATCTGTACCGGCGGTGTGGATGCCAATGCCGGCCGGGTGGGTGATCCTGCCACGGTTGTGGAGACTGCGACCGGGTTTGAATCCCTGACCACGGCAACCACTGTTCCCGGGCCGGGCACGATCAACACCATGGTGTTTATCAGCAGACCGTTAACCCCTGGAGCCCTGACCCGCTGCATTATGACTGCCACTGAGGCCAAGGTGGCGGTGTTGCAGGAGCTGGCGGTTAACTCCCGGTATTCCGATGGTCTGGCCACCGGCACCGGCACTGATCAGATCGCGGTTGCCGCCCTGGAAAACGACGAAGTGCCGCTGACCAGCAGTGGTAAACACGTCAAACTGGGAGAGATGATCGGCCGGGCTGTGTACGAGGCCACAAAACAGTCGCTTGCCCGCCAGAACCAGCTCACGCCGATCAGCCAATGTTCAGCGAAAATTCATCTGGAACGTTTCGGCTTAAACCGGATCGGAATGCAGGATATGATCTGTGCGTTTCTTGATCAGGAACTGGCTGCACTGCTGCGCAGTAATTTTCTGGCAATCGAACGTGATCCTTTAACCGTTGCCGCCGTAGCCGCCCTGGTTCATTTGCGAGACAAGATCTCCTGGGGGGTACTGCCGCAGACCTGTCAACAGGAGATCATGGCTGCCCATGCCGCCCAGGTGGCCTGTGCGGTGAGCGGGCAGTATGAGCGGCTGGCCGCCTACCGGGAACAGCTGGCAACCTCGGCAGCCACAGAGGACAACCATGCTTTCCTGATGCTGGCATGCCGGGCCCTGGCCCTGGGGTTTGCCGATAAGTGGTCTGTGCTCACTGATGCCTCCTTATAA
- the cobO gene encoding cob(I)yrinic acid a,c-diamide adenosyltransferase: MQKGLLIVYTGDGKGKTTAALGMAMRAAGHGLPVCFVQFIKGSWHYGELEAVKRFDGLIDLHVMGRGFTWKSEDREEDARLARQAWDFACQAVDSGRYHTVVLDEFTYLLHYGMLAVEPCLEFLARRNPDQHVVITGRYAPEALIGAADLVTEMRMIKHPLKSGVRAQRGIEF, encoded by the coding sequence ATGCAAAAAGGACTGTTAATCGTCTATACCGGTGACGGCAAAGGCAAGACCACCGCAGCCCTTGGTATGGCCATGCGGGCGGCCGGACATGGCCTGCCGGTCTGTTTTGTCCAGTTTATCAAGGGGTCATGGCACTATGGTGAGTTGGAGGCGGTCAAACGATTTGATGGTCTGATCGATCTGCATGTCATGGGAAGGGGATTTACCTGGAAATCCGAAGACAGGGAAGAAGACGCCCGGCTGGCGCGCCAGGCCTGGGATTTTGCCTGCCAGGCTGTTGACTCCGGCAGATATCATACCGTGGTCCTTGATGAGTTTACCTATCTTCTCCATTACGGTATGCTTGCGGTGGAGCCCTGCCTGGAGTTTCTGGCGCGTCGCAACCCTGACCAGCATGTGGTGATCACCGGCCGGTATGCACCGGAGGCCCTGATTGGCGCTGCTGATCTGGTCACTGAGATGCGGATGATCAAACATCCTTTAAAGAGCGGGGTGAGGGCGCAACGGGGTATTGAGTTCTGA
- a CDS encoding carbon-nitrogen hydrolase family protein, whose product MSVLKIALVHAVVVHKQPQTNRRELLALVQEAGEQGAQLVVAPELMISGYSFAGHHDMEPYAETAEGPTVTAVAALCRQYGMYVCVGMAELEPLTGILYNSAFVLDPVGSIVCRYRKINAECRWACPGDPCQDNTFDTPWGRMGVLICSDSYHSLMARVTALRGAVLLLIPSTWPPIGVNPVEIWQARALENSLFIAACNRTGCDLIMDCRQAPSAFVDPQGTVVLQKQAATSQLLIVDLHLQDSGRIQPAHQSVPLPAGDLSRLRSCYLNLSGITNLTQFLQLPPPGRLLLCCHALLSPDGAPALAVAETTDAKTDTLHVLPAHAYSRNFLDEVRSRCAATGHSALFINTSQTVPVVHWLNGAADPCLWNWDTLTGGQEGRPVDCTYGPARVRLLPMQTLRQPELVLASAKEGVDVVIVLSPHFNEIIRLLAGVRTIEQVAVAVCSPEGAGIWMIPTDHQRWGETLVGPGGSCCCFLDTGKTRVKRFQERIDYSVLLQRRASTSQSR is encoded by the coding sequence ATGTCTGTCTTAAAAATCGCCCTGGTGCATGCAGTTGTTGTGCACAAACAACCGCAGACAAACCGGCGGGAACTGTTGGCGCTTGTGCAGGAGGCCGGTGAGCAGGGGGCACAGCTGGTGGTTGCTCCGGAGCTTATGATCTCCGGCTACTCCTTTGCCGGTCATCACGATATGGAACCTTATGCGGAGACTGCAGAGGGCCCAACGGTTACCGCCGTGGCGGCTCTCTGCCGCCAATACGGCATGTACGTCTGTGTGGGCATGGCCGAACTGGAGCCGTTGACCGGTATTTTATATAACAGTGCCTTTGTCCTTGATCCTGTGGGCAGCATTGTATGCCGGTACCGAAAAATCAATGCTGAGTGTAGATGGGCCTGTCCAGGCGATCCTTGTCAGGATAACACCTTTGATACTCCCTGGGGGCGCATGGGGGTGCTCATCTGTTCTGATTCGTATCACAGCCTGATGGCCAGAGTTACAGCGCTTCGGGGGGCTGTGCTGCTGCTGATCCCGTCGACCTGGCCGCCGATCGGGGTCAACCCGGTGGAGATCTGGCAGGCCAGGGCCCTGGAAAACAGTCTGTTTATCGCGGCCTGTAATCGAACCGGCTGTGATCTGATTATGGACTGTCGACAGGCTCCTTCTGCTTTCGTCGATCCGCAGGGGACTGTTGTGCTGCAGAAACAGGCGGCAACCTCACAGCTGCTGATCGTTGATCTGCACCTGCAGGATAGCGGCCGGATACAACCAGCCCATCAGTCTGTCCCTCTGCCTGCAGGAGATCTTTCCCGGTTGCGCTCATGCTATCTCAACCTGTCCGGCATCACTAACCTGACGCAGTTTCTACAGCTGCCGCCTCCGGGTCGGCTGTTGCTTTGCTGTCATGCGCTTCTGTCGCCGGATGGTGCCCCTGCCCTGGCTGTGGCAGAGACAACAGATGCAAAGACAGACACACTACATGTGTTGCCCGCCCATGCCTACAGCCGGAATTTTCTGGATGAGGTGCGCAGCCGGTGTGCGGCCACCGGGCACAGTGCCCTGTTCATCAACACCTCGCAGACCGTACCTGTTGTCCACTGGTTGAACGGTGCGGCCGATCCCTGTCTGTGGAACTGGGATACTCTTACGGGTGGACAGGAGGGCCGGCCGGTTGATTGCACCTACGGGCCGGCCCGGGTCCGGCTGTTGCCAATGCAGACGCTCCGGCAGCCGGAACTGGTTTTAGCCTCGGCAAAAGAGGGTGTGGATGTGGTGATTGTGCTGAGTCCTCATTTTAACGAGATCATTCGGCTCCTGGCAGGGGTCCGCACCATTGAACAGGTGGCCGTGGCGGTCTGCTCTCCGGAGGGTGCCGGCATATGGATGATACCGACTGACCATCAGCGCTGGGGAGAGACCCTTGTCGGGCCCGGCGGGAGTTGTTGCTGTTTTCTTGATACCGGTAAGACACGTGTCAAACGGTTTCAGGAACGTATTGATTATTCGGTTCTTCTGCAGAGGCGGGCATCAACGTCTCAGAGCCGTTGA
- a CDS encoding sirohydrochlorin cobaltochelatase — MWRMLMKQQWLMLLCATLVLTGVSVRDGHAADQPGKEEKKPAILLVTFGTSVESAQAAFRTIERRVKAAFPKIEVRWAYTSKIIRTKLAKEGVAIDSPEMAMARLMEDGYTRVAVQSLHMIPGIEFHELYANARLFGQMSGGFEKVVISKPLLVSNETMEKALQEIATRVVPKERKSTEAVVLMGHGTHHPSDAMYSALMYKAQKMDPNMFVGTVEGAPSFDEIKDALVEKKIKKAYLIPFMTVAGDHAMNDMAGDEPDSWKSRLAEVGIEAVPVMKGLAEFPSVADMWVDQLKIAMAEL; from the coding sequence ATGTGGCGTATGTTGATGAAGCAGCAGTGGCTGATGCTGTTGTGTGCAACCCTTGTGCTGACCGGTGTATCTGTTCGGGATGGTCATGCCGCTGACCAGCCGGGCAAAGAGGAGAAAAAACCTGCCATCCTGCTGGTAACATTCGGCACCAGTGTTGAGAGTGCGCAGGCGGCCTTTCGCACCATCGAGCGACGGGTAAAGGCAGCCTTTCCGAAAATCGAGGTGCGCTGGGCATACACATCAAAGATTATCCGAACAAAGCTGGCCAAAGAGGGTGTGGCCATCGACTCTCCGGAAATGGCCATGGCCAGGCTGATGGAAGACGGCTACACCAGGGTGGCGGTGCAGTCACTGCACATGATTCCAGGAATAGAGTTTCATGAGCTGTATGCCAATGCTCGTCTGTTTGGTCAGATGTCCGGCGGATTTGAAAAAGTGGTCATCTCAAAGCCCCTGCTGGTGAGCAACGAGACCATGGAAAAGGCGTTGCAGGAGATCGCCACCCGGGTGGTTCCCAAAGAACGGAAATCAACCGAGGCTGTGGTTCTCATGGGGCATGGTACCCATCATCCCAGTGATGCTATGTACAGCGCCCTGATGTACAAGGCCCAGAAGATGGATCCCAATATGTTTGTCGGTACTGTTGAAGGGGCACCGTCTTTTGATGAGATCAAAGATGCGCTGGTGGAGAAGAAGATCAAGAAGGCGTACCTTATTCCCTTTATGACCGTTGCCGGTGATCATGCCATGAACGATATGGCTGGTGATGAGCCGGACTCCTGGAAGAGCAGGTTGGCTGAGGTCGGGATAGAGGCTGTGCCGGTCATGAAGGGGTTGGCTGAGTTTCCCTCTGTTGCTGATATGTGGGTCGACCAGTTAAAGATCGCCATGGCTGAGTTGTAA
- a CDS encoding GIY-YIG nuclease family protein yields the protein MEGKHASTYILASKQNGTLYTGVTSNLEHRMYEHKNRSRAWKIALIEKNNPDWKDLSLDCMDSATTAATRPSRRMTGAGDGVMSESI from the coding sequence ATGGAAGGTAAACACGCTTCCACCTACATTCTCGCCAGCAAACAAAATGGAACGCTTTACACCGGGGTGACCAGCAATCTGGAGCACCGTATGTATGAACATAAAAACAGAAGTAGAGCATGGAAAATTGCTTTGATTGAGAAAAACAATCCGGATTGGAAAGATCTGAGTCTGGATTGTATGGATTCTGCGACTACGGCCGCTACGCGTCCTTCGCGCAGAATGACCGGTGCGGGTGATGGGGTGATGTCTGAGTCAATTTGA
- a CDS encoding PqiC family protein — translation MNKFNLSVLWLILGTVQLGLLGCGPAVQPISYHTLTGFPAATETRDNHSQLVLQIGPVNLPDRLKQSRLVFGTNGTFQFSDQHRWADDLDHDIARAIGEQLAVRLKTEQIALFPENRYAQITCQIVLDVLTLEGLPGQEASFSVRWSIIDPDTRAVRFVRRSTFGRQPTDSSQAAWVATQRQNIAALSEEIARAIQTGSW, via the coding sequence ATGAATAAATTTAACCTCAGTGTACTCTGGTTGATACTTGGAACAGTGCAGCTCGGCCTTTTGGGCTGCGGCCCGGCTGTCCAACCCATCAGCTATCATACCCTTACCGGTTTTCCGGCAGCGACTGAAACCAGGGACAACCACAGCCAACTCGTGCTGCAGATCGGGCCGGTCAACCTGCCGGACAGGCTCAAACAATCACGGCTGGTTTTCGGAACCAACGGTACCTTTCAGTTCAGCGACCAGCATCGCTGGGCCGATGACCTTGACCATGACATTGCCCGGGCCATTGGTGAACAGCTGGCTGTCAGGCTCAAAACAGAGCAGATCGCTCTTTTTCCGGAAAACCGATACGCACAGATAACCTGTCAGATTGTGCTTGATGTGCTGACGTTAGAAGGTCTGCCCGGTCAGGAGGCATCTTTTAGTGTGCGCTGGTCAATCATTGACCCTGATACACGAGCCGTCCGCTTCGTCCGGCGCAGTACGTTTGGCAGACAACCAACAGACAGCAGCCAAGCCGCCTGGGTTGCGACGCAGCGCCAGAACATCGCCGCACTCAGCGAAGAGATTGCCCGCGCTATCCAAACAGGTAGCTGGTAG